In Nitrospira sp., one genomic interval encodes:
- a CDS encoding prolipoprotein diacylglyceryl transferase, with amino-acid sequence MPYPDIDPVFLRLGPLQFRWYGLMYLIGLTLAYFIILARARAQKLPMDKDQVYDMIVYAAVGVFAGGRLGYVLFYNLSYYLENPLKIFAVWEGGMSFHGGLIGTIIALVLFARRQGITILTIADLAAGVTPVGLGLGRIGNFINGELYGRPTDVDWCMVFPAGGPACRHPSQLYESLLEGLLLFTVLWLLTRRLPPPGTIFGAFLVGYGLCRIVVEFFREPDAQIGFLFGSISMGQLLSLPMIVAGTVILAVAFQRKKPFRSETATGERRP; translated from the coding sequence ATCCCCTATCCCGACATCGACCCCGTCTTTCTCCGGCTGGGGCCCCTGCAGTTCCGGTGGTACGGCCTGATGTATTTGATCGGCCTCACGCTGGCCTACTTCATCATCCTTGCGCGGGCGCGGGCGCAGAAGCTCCCGATGGATAAGGATCAGGTCTACGACATGATCGTCTACGCCGCGGTGGGAGTCTTCGCCGGGGGGCGGCTAGGCTACGTGTTGTTCTACAACCTGTCCTATTACCTGGAGAATCCGCTCAAGATCTTTGCGGTGTGGGAAGGCGGCATGTCGTTTCATGGCGGCTTGATCGGGACCATCATCGCCCTGGTACTCTTCGCCAGGCGGCAGGGTATCACCATTCTGACCATTGCCGACCTCGCTGCCGGTGTGACCCCGGTTGGTCTCGGGCTGGGGCGAATCGGCAACTTTATCAACGGCGAACTTTACGGCAGGCCCACCGACGTGGACTGGTGCATGGTCTTTCCCGCAGGCGGGCCGGCTTGCCGCCATCCCTCGCAACTCTATGAATCGCTCCTGGAAGGACTCCTGCTCTTCACCGTCCTCTGGCTGCTGACGCGTCGGCTGCCGCCGCCGGGCACGATCTTCGGGGCGTTTTTGGTGGGCTACGGCCTCTGCCGGATCGTAGTCGAGTTTTTCCGCGAGCCGGATGCGCAGATCGGCTTTCTGTTCGGCTCGATCTCGATGGGGCAGCTGCTGAGCCTGCCCATGATCGTGGCCGGGACGGTCATTCTGGCCGTCGCCTTTCAACGCAAGAAACCGTTCCGCAGCGAGACTGCTACCGGGGAGAGGCGTCCATGA
- a CDS encoding tetratricopeptide repeat protein — MKALVWMVAAATLTVGCAGGRTSQVQTLRAPVGTAAVIGQQLEEGNQLFAQADWEGAKRVYLATIQADPALAEAHYNLALVLERQGDKVEARKHYVAAANLAPGNKVIWNAPPLRKYDGDLELKKKSFMDASPR; from the coding sequence ATGAAGGCTCTCGTGTGGATGGTGGCTGCGGCGACCTTGACGGTCGGCTGTGCGGGAGGCCGGACCTCCCAGGTGCAGACACTGCGTGCGCCGGTGGGCACCGCGGCGGTGATCGGGCAGCAATTGGAGGAAGGCAACCAACTCTTCGCGCAAGCGGATTGGGAAGGAGCCAAGCGGGTGTACCTGGCGACCATTCAGGCCGATCCCGCGTTGGCCGAAGCCCATTACAATCTCGCCTTGGTGCTGGAGCGTCAGGGCGACAAGGTCGAAGCGCGCAAACACTATGTCGCGGCGGCGAACCTGGCTCCTGGAAATAAGGTGATTTGGAACGCCCCGCCGCTGCGAAAGTATGACGGAGACCTCGAACTCAAGAAGAAGTCCTTCATGGACGCCTCTCCCCGGTAG
- a CDS encoding YtxH domain-containing protein, with protein sequence MSTKGREAAKIAAIIGGGAVVGAALGLLFAPKTGAETRRDVARYAKRAQVQATRFGRSVKTGVSNVMERSKALVKKDEQKPMGQAA encoded by the coding sequence ATGTCTACCAAGGGGCGTGAGGCAGCGAAGATTGCGGCGATCATCGGCGGCGGCGCGGTCGTGGGGGCGGCCTTGGGCCTGCTGTTCGCACCGAAGACGGGTGCCGAGACGAGGCGCGATGTGGCACGGTATGCCAAACGTGCCCAGGTGCAGGCGACGCGTTTCGGCCGGTCGGTGAAGACCGGGGTCTCCAACGTGATGGAACGGAGCAAGGCCTTGGTCAAGAAGGATGAGCAGAAACCGATGGGCCAAGCCGCCTAA